From the Psychrobacillus sp. FSL K6-4046 genome, one window contains:
- a CDS encoding GMC family oxidoreductase has translation MVTKLPKVDVVTTGMGWTGGIVAAELTKAGYQVVGLERGVERSIEDYLHGHDELKYNVRKELMQKLNKDTITFRNTLNDEATPVRSENALVVGTGTGGGGAHWGGQTYRYFPYDFEIRSKTIEKYGEGKIGKDVTIQDWGLTYDEIEPYYSKFEQMAGISGEVDPMAGPRSIDYPTPPLKKLKQMKMFHEAAEKLGCHPFVVPTANVSETYVNPDGEQLNACQYCAFCGNYGCEYGAKADPIVTVIPTAKKTGNFELRTHSLVTRVLYENGKATGVLYKDIRTGEVFEQPADIVALTSYTFNNVRLLLLSGIGQPYNPKTGTGVIGKNYTDHHTITGAIGYFEEEKFNSFIGTGSLGSAFNDFNADNFDHSDVDFIHGGQVEMHLFGNEPIANNPAPFGTPTWGKEFKKNSLHYYHRNVSVVSQRAILPHKEHYLDLDPVYKDDNGDPLIRVTFDYTAEDHKRNEFLVEKCAEVVKEMGADIIDVIPMAEHFGGRFTFQHDAGGAIMGENPETSAVNNYLQMWDAENLFVCGASAFPHFGPTNPTPTAAALTYRATEGMIKYLKNGGGQLVSAKKEKELV, from the coding sequence ATGGTTACAAAATTACCAAAAGTAGACGTTGTGACAACTGGTATGGGTTGGACTGGCGGAATAGTTGCTGCTGAGCTGACTAAAGCTGGTTATCAAGTAGTTGGTCTTGAACGTGGAGTTGAAAGATCTATTGAAGATTATCTTCATGGACACGATGAGCTAAAATACAATGTACGTAAAGAACTAATGCAAAAACTAAATAAAGATACAATTACTTTTAGAAACACATTAAATGATGAGGCAACTCCAGTCCGCAGTGAAAATGCGCTAGTTGTAGGTACAGGTACTGGCGGCGGCGGTGCTCACTGGGGCGGTCAAACGTATCGTTACTTCCCATATGACTTTGAAATTCGCAGTAAGACAATTGAAAAGTACGGCGAAGGTAAAATCGGGAAAGATGTAACTATCCAAGATTGGGGTCTTACTTACGATGAAATAGAGCCATACTACTCTAAGTTTGAACAAATGGCTGGTATTTCTGGGGAAGTGGATCCTATGGCAGGTCCACGATCTATTGACTACCCTACTCCACCTTTAAAGAAACTCAAACAAATGAAAATGTTCCATGAAGCAGCAGAAAAGCTTGGTTGCCATCCGTTTGTAGTTCCTACTGCAAATGTATCAGAAACATATGTAAATCCAGATGGAGAACAACTAAACGCTTGTCAATATTGCGCATTCTGTGGTAACTATGGTTGTGAATACGGGGCTAAAGCAGATCCGATTGTAACGGTTATCCCAACCGCTAAGAAGACAGGTAACTTTGAATTACGCACTCATTCTTTAGTTACTCGTGTACTATATGAAAATGGAAAAGCAACAGGCGTGTTGTACAAAGATATTAGAACTGGTGAAGTATTTGAGCAACCAGCTGATATCGTTGCTTTAACAAGCTATACATTTAATAATGTTCGTCTACTTCTTTTATCTGGAATAGGACAACCTTATAATCCTAAAACAGGTACTGGAGTAATCGGAAAAAACTATACAGATCATCATACAATTACCGGAGCAATTGGTTACTTTGAAGAAGAGAAATTCAATAGTTTCATTGGAACAGGTTCATTAGGTTCAGCATTTAATGATTTCAATGCCGATAACTTTGACCATAGTGATGTCGATTTTATCCATGGTGGTCAAGTAGAGATGCACTTATTTGGAAACGAACCAATTGCGAACAATCCAGCTCCTTTTGGAACACCAACTTGGGGTAAAGAATTCAAGAAAAACTCATTACATTACTACCATAGAAATGTATCGGTTGTTTCACAAAGAGCTATTTTACCGCATAAGGAACATTATTTAGACTTAGATCCTGTATATAAAGATGATAATGGAGATCCATTGATCCGTGTTACATTCGACTATACAGCAGAAGACCATAAGCGTAATGAATTCCTTGTAGAAAAATGTGCCGAGGTAGTAAAAGAAATGGGTGCTGACATAATAGACGTAATCCCAATGGCAGAACATTTCGGTGGAAGATTCACATTCCAACATGATGCTGGTGGAGCAATTATGGGTGAGAATCCTGAAACGTCTGCAGTAAATAATTATCTTCAAATGTGGGACGCAGAAAACTTATTTGTATGTGGAGCATCTGCTTTCCCTCACTTTGGACCTACTAATCCAACACCAACTGCTGCTGCCCTTACGTATAGAGCAACTGAAGGTATGATTAAATACCTTAAAAATGGTGGCGGACAATTAGTTTCTGCGAAAAAAGAAAAAGAATTAGTGTAA
- a CDS encoding gluconate 2-dehydrogenase subunit 3 family protein — MSEQENKQTFLDKRSSRRKFIKNSGLTVGGIVLGGALGSLVAGKSENTQTAVDATHKAVDYSETRQFFVRQKDFDALAAATELIYPEDEHGPGAIALGVPYFIDKALASPWGTNADDYRKGPFKAGEIPLDNSEILLQGVRKLNEVSEKQHDGTLFKDLSEEQQIAILTAFQMGEVEMQFMNSAVFFTNLRTLTLQGCFADPLYGGNKDMAGWKMKEFPGAQMSYTAYLDEEEFVSIAPVSLGGHQH; from the coding sequence ATGTCAGAACAAGAAAATAAACAAACTTTTTTAGATAAACGTTCTTCGAGACGTAAATTTATTAAAAACTCCGGGCTTACTGTCGGAGGTATCGTACTAGGTGGAGCGCTTGGAAGCCTAGTAGCCGGAAAGTCAGAAAATACTCAAACTGCTGTAGACGCTACTCATAAGGCCGTAGACTATAGTGAGACTCGTCAGTTTTTTGTTCGTCAAAAGGACTTTGATGCATTAGCTGCTGCCACTGAGCTAATCTATCCAGAGGATGAGCATGGTCCAGGAGCTATTGCTTTAGGAGTACCATATTTTATCGACAAGGCATTAGCTAGCCCATGGGGAACTAATGCGGATGATTACCGCAAGGGACCATTTAAGGCTGGTGAGATTCCTTTGGACAACAGTGAAATTTTACTTCAAGGTGTCCGTAAGCTAAACGAGGTTTCTGAGAAACAGCACGATGGAACTTTATTTAAAGATTTATCAGAGGAACAACAAATTGCGATTTTAACTGCATTCCAAATGGGTGAGGTAGAAATGCAATTCATGAACTCTGCAGTATTCTTCACTAATTTAAGAACTCTAACACTTCAAGGGTGCTTTGCTGACCCACTATATGGTGGAAACAAAGACATGGCTGGCTGGAAGATGAAAGAATTCCCTGGAGCTCAAATGTCTTACACTGCCTATTTAGATGAAGAAGAATTCGTTTCAATAGCACCTGTTAGTCTAGGTGGACATCAACACTAA
- a CDS encoding TetR/AcrR family transcriptional regulator codes for MSAENSSVDRRVRRTKKIFKSHFIELVKEKGYKNVTITDVVERADYNRSTFYIYYKDKEDLAEELVLETLKDLEYAFHSPFLGTAVVDYRKIISTSNAFFKHLYDHRSVYSLLYVKDSIPGFQECFLNKFKEIFYGITYLNESNEVIGIKHFNTYKMYGSYGVIIEWLQEGCIETPEEIADILLEIFKTSESAFKLEKPSNRN; via the coding sequence GTGAGCGCTGAAAATAGTTCGGTTGATAGAAGAGTGAGAAGGACAAAGAAAATATTCAAGTCTCATTTTATAGAATTAGTGAAAGAAAAAGGCTATAAAAACGTTACCATTACGGATGTAGTAGAAAGAGCAGACTACAATCGAAGTACGTTTTATATATATTATAAGGATAAAGAGGATCTTGCGGAGGAGCTAGTGCTAGAAACTTTAAAGGATTTAGAATATGCCTTTCACAGTCCCTTTTTAGGCACTGCAGTTGTAGATTATCGCAAAATTATTTCTACATCAAATGCTTTTTTCAAACATTTATATGATCATAGAAGCGTTTATAGTCTTTTATATGTCAAAGATTCTATTCCAGGATTTCAAGAGTGCTTTTTAAATAAATTCAAGGAAATATTCTACGGTATAACCTATCTAAATGAATCGAATGAAGTCATTGGGATTAAACACTTCAATACTTATAAAATGTATGGGTCATACGGTGTGATTATAGAATGGCTACAAGAGGGCTGTATAGAAACACCAGAAGAAATTGCAGATATACTTTTAGAAATCTTTAAAACTTCAGAAAGTGCCTTTAAACTAGAGAAACCTTCTAATAGAAATTGA
- a CDS encoding twin-arginine translocase TatA/TatE family subunit, which produces MPNIGIPGLILVLIIALVIFGPSKLPQLGKAVGQTLKEFKTSTRDIINDEEKDDKKLVDSEKEKQI; this is translated from the coding sequence ATGCCAAATATAGGTATCCCGGGTCTAATACTAGTTTTAATTATTGCTCTAGTAATCTTTGGTCCTTCCAAACTACCTCAGCTAGGTAAAGCGGTTGGTCAAACCTTAAAAGAATTTAAAACTTCTACGAGAGATATTATCAATGATGAAGAAAAAGATGATAAAAAACTTGTGGACTCTGAAAAAGAAAAACAAATATAA